The Bubalus kerabau isolate K-KA32 ecotype Philippines breed swamp buffalo chromosome 14, PCC_UOA_SB_1v2, whole genome shotgun sequence genome segment CACACTTGTGATTTGtgatttctatttaaaaacagGTTTTCTATTCATTTGTGCTCTGTcaccaatattttttttctttttgcttttcctctCGACGGTGATTAAAGCAATATTGAACATTAATCATTCAACTAATGATTTAAGTAAGCATCTGTTTCATAGAAACTAAAGCGGGCAGCAACACAGCAGAGCTAAAAGCCTACTTTGAGAGCAAACAGTCTCCTAGGCAAATGCTCAGGAGCagtttgaaaaatttttaaatgtatttccttattaacatatataattttaatgccTTTGGAACAcacttttttaataaaatgttacttttaataataaaatttaaatacatacgTATAAAAACTACTGCTCctgggatttaaaaaaacaaaaacaaataggaGCATGATAAAAATACTGGAGCCAAAGCTCCGTACGAGAGCAACTCTGATTCTATGAAGTGCGATAcacgtgtgtgtacatatatataatatatagtgaaACCCCCATTTACATTATTACAATTTACATCTCTCCACAAATTATACTACTCCCCAATAGTTTAAATAATGTATTATATTCAGTAATCTGCACTCATCTTTAGAACTTCTTGGTAAACATGGAAATCCGCAGTGATAGCTGGCCCTGTCAAAGGGAAGAGAAGCTTCCACACAGGGCTCATGAGtgctcagaaatattttttttttaaagagatatatACTCTTCTATAAACCCTCCCTCCTCAAACCCACCCCGACAGACAGGGTCCCCAAATAAGGTGTTAACAAGTGCTTAATAAGATATGTTTCTTAGGTTGACGCCCCAACCGATTAttagaaaaatagaataatagTTTGACCTTTGAGAAAATGTGCTGGTTGTCAAGTGAGGAAAGCCTGTAATAACTACTGTATTCACTGAACACCACGCTCTTGTTATTTTTCACATCACCTAAGACAGTGCTTGTTTTACTGTGCTCTTCCCCCTCTGTCTGCAAATTCAGCTTCTTTGTGACGTTCCTCCCACCTTCCCAGGGACTTGTAAACGTGGGGTTTACTGTATATACTTTTAGTCACTTAAATTTTGTGATCTTTCCTCAAATAGTTTTCGAATGCATTTAACTTTAAAGTCTCTGTCCAAAAACAGCagggaaaaaagaattaacactgaatgaaaaaaaaaaacaacaaaaaaaaaactgaatgagaAAGATACCACAGTGCGGGGGATGGTGGTGGTTGGCGAGCCGGGTTGTTCTGTTTTCCGCTTTTGGCGCTCAGGGAGAGAAAACAGAATCAAAGGGAGCAAGAGTGATGTAAGTGATATGCTGTGACTTGACCCCTCATTTCCACCCTGGCAACCGGGGACGTGGTCCCCAGACGAGTCCCTAGCAGAGTGGCAGGCCTCACACTGGTCTCTCTGCCTGGGGTCTCTCACCCTAGAAGATGGGACAGCCCCACCCCTGGGATAAGCACACCTGTGTTCCCCAACAGCTGTGGACTCTGGACCAATTGTGCAGTGAGAAGCCAAGGGAAGTGGCTGGCTGTCCTCGACCTACCCTCTGGccatcaaagatggagaagatgaaAGAGACGCACCTAAAGACTGACGCTGAAGACTCTTGACGCCATAGACTATTAGCATGAATGCAAGAAAGACAGCAACAAGGATAAAACGTGGCAAATATCCTGTGTACTAATTTAAGGCCAACTCTTAAGTAACATGGACTGCCGTGTCACCTTCCTAGGGGGTGTCTGTTTGCTACAAATACTGGTGCGCTTTGTGTCTAGGCTTGTTTTTCTTATATGTGCATAAAAAAGACAGCAAACATTTGAGCCAGACAATAGCAAGTCTTCAAAATACACTGACCTGAAATTATGGTTATATCTAAGAAACATATGCTATGTCCCCAGACTGGATTCTAAATTCATTTGAAGCATTTCCTTATTAATCCATTTAGAGGctagtaaaattttttaaactctcaGGTCATTCATGTACGTTTTAGAAAACTTActgaagcaaaatatttttaaggagcCAAATGTCAAAAGGTAGAGCCATTGATCTCAGACAAAAATGCAAAGTTTAAGATCTAACAGTAAGTCAGAACATGGGATTTGTAAGACTTGACTGCTAAATGGCTTTCCTATGTGAGAAATCGTCTTAAAATATGACAGTTGGCAGTGAATCAGGACAAAATACCCAGGTAAACATAGCTGAACACAAATGGTTCTGTAGCTCATTTAAAAAGCTAGTTTCTATTTTATACTGGCTTAATGAAAATTGGTACTATACAGAAGCAGAAACTGTGATACTGTCTTAAAGTAGGCACTACAACCAGAACGGTCAGCTAAGGCAGGGCTGCACATACGTTTCGGCCATCGATGCGCACGGTGGGACTCTACTGGAAAGCCTGGTGGAAACGGGGCAGGGTTGTGCTCGTGCTCAGACTACTGGTGAAGGCTGCGGACAGCGAGTGCAGAGAGCCCAGCCCTATGGTGCTGGCAGGATCCGGCAGGTCCTGGCTCTGCGGGGGGAGCTGAGACACCGAAGAGTGTGCCTCCTCCTGGGAGTAGCTCATCCCCAGGCTCCCCACCGAGATCGGGTTGTAGGGAGGGCCGTTTAATGGTATGAAATTGAACAGCTGAGAGAAATCCAATGCTGGTGTGTTCAGGGGGTCACTGATGGAGATGGAGCTTTTGGACAGGGAGAGGTCCCCCGTGCTGTCCTCCAGGGACCCGAGCTGCGGCTCCAACCCCAGTTTGGACGAGGACGCTGGAGAGTCCTGGGAGGAGGAGGGCACGCCGCCCTGCAGCTCCATCAGGTAGCTCTCAATCTCCCCCTTCAAGGGCTGTTCTTTTTCGGGAATAGAGATGGCGTATGAGGTAGAACTGAACGGGTACTTGAAGGAAAGGTGGTGGGAGGGGTGGACAGCATCCATGTCTATGGGGCACGTCATGCCCAAAGGCAGGGTGGTGATCATCTGGTGGGCAGAGCCCGAGCTCTGCACAGACTGGAACGGAGTGTTGTAGAGGTTCAGCTGCAGGGTGCTGGGGAACGGCTTGGACAGCAGCTCGCTGGAGGGCAGCGACATCACCGGGAGGAGCTCGTCCTTGATGGGCACCGACACGTTGCAGGTGAAGGGATCCAGGAAGTCCACGGGCTCCGTCTTGACCTTCAGGAGCTCCTGGTTGTGGCTCTTCTTCATGTGCCGCGTCAGGTGGTCCTTGCGCCCGAACCTCTGAGCGCAGTACTGGCAGAGGAAGTCCTTCCTTCCCGTGTGCACCACCATGTGTCGGCGGACGTCCTTGCGCGTGTAGAAGCGGCGGTCGCAGTGCTCGCATGGGTGCTTCTTCTCCTTCACGCCGCCCGCCGACTTGCCCGCGTGCGACTTCAGGTGCTCTAGCAGCACGCCGGTGCTCTCGAACGTCTGCAGGCACACTTTGCAGGTGAGGTCGCCGCTCGTGGCTGCGTGCAGGGCCAGGTGCCGCTTGAAGCCCAGCTTGGTGTTGTAGCTCTTGCCGCACTCTTCGCACTTGAACGTCTCTTTGTTGGGGTCGTGCGTGTGCAGGTGGTTCTTCAGGTGATCCTTCCGGTGAAACATTTTCTCGCAATAGTTACACTTGTGGGTTTTCTCGGGAGAGTGCGTAGCCATGTGCCTTGAACACAGACATATTCTGTCAGCATCATGGTAAGAACGGCTTGGCCTCCCTGTTCAAAAGGAAGCTAAGCTGCTAGGCTAACACAGACCTGCCCTACTCACCGACACTCTCTAACTCACTACCCGTCTGTTACAAAGGGTACACACCTAAACACCGCAGACCTGGAACCATCTAAGTCGCCACTTTAGTTCTCTCTGGTTTTTAGTGACTGCAAATGCAACTGAGCAAGACAGAATATACTCACGTTAACGTCCATACCCTTCTCTTGCAATTTCTTTGTACAAACGGACATTCTACTCTTGTTTAAGCATTGCATTAAAAAAGATCCAAAAGCACTAACACACAAAAGTCTGTGACTTAGAATGCTAAAACGTCTAATCTACTTAAACATTTCTCTCTGCAAGTCAGCGGAAAGAGGTGGATACAAATATATACGTTAACAATGGCTTCAAATAGCCAACATAATAGAAAATAGAATCTGAAAGACAAATAGAGTTTAATACCTTTGTAATTTGTACTTAGAAACAAAGGCTTTCGTGCAGTCTTGTTGTATGCACTTGTAGGGCCTCTCTCCTGTGTGAGAGTAGGAGTGCACCTTTAATTTCTCAACACTGTTAAAGGCCTTGTCACACAGTTGGCAAGGAAAGTTTTTTCTTGGTTTGGTTTCACCACGCTTACGTTTCCCTGAAGGGACTTTCTGGGTATCTCTTACTTCTGACAAATCACCAGGAATGACAGTGGCCATCGCAGCCTAAAGCAGGCCTTCTTGTTGGACACTTGGGAACTGCCCAACTCCACTAAATGATTTAGCTTTAGGTGGCTTCTCAAGTTTCATGTGGTcgtaaaagaaagcaaaaagggactggaaaaaaaaataagaaacaactaGTTTGTAactagatttaatttttaaaagttttacttgctatgtgatgcttttgaattaaaaaagaaagaagaaaccatAAAATGGATTCAGCTGGTCTAATGTAATATCTTTAGGCTTCTTTTATATTTGTCAAAATACATATTAAGGCATTGCTCAGAATGAACAGTTCACAGATCCCCTGAGATCCCACCTGACAAACGTCGTACTCAGGGAGAGCAGCAGGGAACCCTCGGGAATCATCAAGACGTGACGCTGTAAGTAGCATCATTAAAGCTTCACTTTTTACAAGGACCCAGAGAACATAAATCTCGCTGAGAACATAAAAATGTTTCCACGTATGTTTTAATGTCTAAAAATCCTCTTAATTTGTGCGAAGCAGCTCTAGCCACAATTTGTGTTGTAGAAAAATATAGATAATCAGCCAAAAACTCTTTTAGGCACCTTGTGAACCACTCAGTCCAGGGAAGGAGTTCTTAAGACAAGAGACACCAGAGGCCTGAAAGAGTTGAACTCAGTGCCCAAGGTGAAAATCAATTCTTTACATCAGTGTCATCACACGAAGAGGGGTTTCTGACTCAAGAGTAGAAATGACTTGTCTTCAGGACAAATATGCATTCTTGAGGTGGTGAAACGTTTTGGTGTTATGTTAGGTGAGGGTCACGGCTCCCTGTCTCTTGGGTGGAAGCAATGATTTGGCTGAAGTAATTTTCCCCACTGTCTTTCACGTCATAGAAGAAGATGCTGTTCATGGAGCACCCAGGGAGAGCGGATGACCAGATATAGGGGGCTAGTCTCTGACACACCTGTGACCTGTGAGAGTGGTAAGCACAATACTTGTGCAGCGGTACATCAGTGTGGAGGAATCAGTTTGAAAAAGGTGGGTCAGAGTTTCAACTCATTATCAGTGctttgagaaagaaagaatgaaatgtatATTGTGTATGGCAAAGAGCATGTCTACTTAAAAACTTACATTGATTGAAAACTTTGAAAACTTGTGGACAAGAGATAGTAAATATTATCAACTGTATTTCTCAGAGGAAGAAACCAGCTCCTCAAAGATCCATTTGATATTAAAAAGGTAAACGATTCCTCAAGTTCATGAATGCTAGTTTTTAGCAGGGTACTATATTTCTAAGAGACACAGAACTGATAATACCGGCAACCTCTTTCAAAAAGATCTGACTTTAAATTGAAAATTGGCAGGTGGCTAAATGTTATCAACTACTGATTAACTGGATTTCTCATCCTATTATATATTCAAAAAGCAATGAAAACCAGTTTCTTTCTATCACTTGTGTTTTGGCATCAGACTGACACTTGCCCTCATGAAAAGTGGATGGATTTAACctatatttttgtaaaattaagtGTACATTGCAATTGACcctattgtatttttaatgtaaagacTGTCCCTAAACAGGCAAAATACAGCAATCATCTGCTCGTGTGACTAAAGAGTAAAGCATGGATGTTGAGTTAATCGGTGTCTGAGTCACACAGCCTTTCTTCTTCAGCAGGCAGACACATCAAGGCTTTCCTTCACGCCTAAGTTTCCTCTGCAGTTTAAAAGTGACATTAACACttttttcacacaacagcagggtACAAATTCAAGTCCCCACATACTGTGGAattatgtgagaaataaatatcaaaagataatggaaaataacccacatattttcaagcaCAATGTGACCGTTACCAAGAAAGACCTTAGACTTGGTCATCAAAAGCCTCAAGAAggtaaaaagactgaaaaaacacagagggttACTGCAGAGAAGAGAGCATTTGTACCCAGCTGTTATGTGAAAACTGGATAAATCTTAATTACATTGAATTAGTGCACAGTACTTTTTGGGTagactatatccttctacttttctatgtattaattctattaatttttaagagtttgcTATTTTGAGAAACTTCAACTAAAAattatcttaatttatctacttaaaaattgtaatatgtattagaactatatgtaactctgttctgtattttccaagtctcctgtatatgttatcatacttttcataatttaaaaaataaaaaaaaaatttttttaagtgacattAACACAATTAATGCAACTGACATCACTATTGCTAACACAATGTGTTCCCTCTGGTTTTAGATTTTTCTGAATCTCAACGGCTTGTTCTTTCCCTGTTATATTTTCATTCAAGACACAGCTTCTCTGCCTCTCTCAGAAATATCTAAACAGCTATTCTGCTGTAACCAGTAAAGACAATGTAAGTTGGTATACAGCattctgccaaagcaggaaaagaGAGTAATGTTGACTTCCTAACATGATGCTTTTGTGCATCTATTTAGAATGGTGTGGGAAACAAGCTGTTAAATTTTGCAACTGTTAAGTCAACATGGAATACAAAGTATCTAAAACCCCATGTATAAGtaatatctgaaaatatttcaTAGACTGGTCATATTTTGCCATTATCATGTTAGAAGAACCCAACTATAATTGGGCCgagaattccagttgagaaaaACAGTTTTTAAGTTATTGAAAAGAATGTACTAAAACTGCATCATGATGCAGCAAACAATTGATCCTATGAAAATTGGTGACACTTAATATGGAGTAACACAAGAATTCTGTTATCTTTGGATGTACagactgagcaatgaagaattgcatatttcaaatattacacttttctaagaccagctgaAATTTTTTCATGGCTAACAATATCATTTAACTCAATATACTTCAAAATTTAAATTACTTACAGTGCATTTAAAAACTATAGGATAAAGTTGTGACTCAACATTGTATAAAAATCCAAATTTATAATATGCATATCAACCAAATACTTCAAAGATACATGCATAGAACTGTAGTGATTTTTGTTCAATGCATACctgatgatggatggatgaagccTCAGACCTTGATCTTAGCCAGTCCCATTGACTCTTCGTGGAAGAGAGTGGAATCCAGTCCTTCCCATTTTGGCCAACctatgaaacaaaaaataagcatGGACTACACTCTAAACGGAACCAGTCCGTAAGTGATGGAAAACACGGGATCAGAGAATGGCGATTTCATGACACATGCTTTTTCATTCAGTACTCGGCTGAAGAGTCATGCATTAATTTTTACCAGTTGCAAATCTTTATTAGTTCTGAGCACATTTACATGACCAAATTAAGGCAGAAATGAAAAGTAAGACAGTATTACCTAGATAAATGGCATCTCGTGATGCTGAATGACCCCACACTTTTCCccaaattcaattttttaatcCTAACTTGCCTATTCAGAGAAATGCCTGTTAGGGTGACTGTAAACCAAATGGATCAAATTTTCATGAAGCTAAACACTACTCAAGAACAGACAAGCTCGGTTCTCTCTTGGGGACAGCGCACCAGCAGCCTGAGCTCAGAACAGCGGGCTCCCTGAGGAGAGCACCTCCCAAGCGCACACTGCCCATGCTTGTGCAACATAGGCTTCTACGCTATATGTGTATTACCTGCAATAGCCCCCACTTTATTTCCCAGGATGCTGCAAGCGCTGCTGACATGTGGCAATAACCTTGCACTCCTTAGATTTCAAAAGCATGCAAGGGAAGTTAAATATAGGTTTCCTACAGGAGAAGGGGTATTTTAAGAGATCGATGTTGAAAAaccttaaaatatcttaaaaatgccTATTAGAAGCAAGATCCTTAGTAGACTAagaagacacattaaaaaaaatctgctgatAATTCCTGATTGTACAAGTAAATGTGAAAAGAACAAATAGcagaaatggtcaaagagaaggggaaaaaaagtagacAGTACAGGGCACAGAGAAATAAGTAAATCCCAAATGGTTTAAAGATAACAATTCAGAAATCATGATTATGCGAAACTGAGGAGAATATAAATCCAATACTTGAAACAAAATAAGCTTCTCCGATGACAGGTTAAATGACAATAACTTTACTTAacatttgaagtgaagtgaagtgaagtgaagtgaagtgaaagtcactcagttgtgtccaactctgcgaccccactgactgtagcccatcaggttcctctgtccatgggattctccaggcaagaatactggagtgggttgccatttccttctccaggggatcttcccgacccaggaattgaacctgagtctcctgcattgcaggcagattctttactgactgagctcagggaagccctaacattcTAAACACACATTTAATTAATTTCCCCTGAAATCAAATTTTCACATTAAGAATTTGATGATCTGTAGATACAATATTTAATAGAGGGCATTCAAGCATCAATACAAAAATACTACAGGTATATGTGAAAGCAGTATTCTCATAGTTTAAAAGACAAGAGAAGACAAAAATTTAGACTAATAAAGGATGCTCAACAAAGTTAAAGCAAAGGCTCCATTTTTTGGTAAAGCACAGAACATGCATAAATGGAAGAACTGAATTCTGCACTTCAAAACTGCAAAATGATGAATAAACTTGGTGAATACTTACTTGCCCAGGGCACATACTGGGTTTTTGGTAGGGTAATTAAGAATATGAAAGCCTGTGTTGCACGTTATGCTAGTTCATAATATAAATACTTTACACAGTGGAGGGTGTTTTCATCTCTATTACCTCCCTGGAACTCAATGGGTCTGAGAGGCAGATGCTTTTATCACTATGTCCATTTTAAAGTGAGAGGCCCAGAGAAGCTGAACATCTTGACAGCATGTATGTGGTCAAGAAGGGGCCAGTGTCCTATGTTGGTCTTATTCTACTGCTTTGTAGAAGGGCAGGCTGGCAAACCAATGTGCAAGTGGATAAATCCTCTGATTACACTTAAAAGGCATGAAGAAATAGGAGATGGTCCTCTTTTCTCTATTAGAGCTGCCAATATGACCCCCAAACAGACACACCTTTAAGATTTAAAAAGCTTGTTTTAAATAATGACAGTTTGTAAAGTAAATTTAAGGTAATTTAAATAGCAGTTAAAGTAACAAGTAGCATATCTGTCTCAGTAGATAATGATTTATAGGTAGAAACAAAAATCTAAAACCAAAGTAGCCTAGTGAACaacaatttttcttccttttttccccaaccAATATAAGTTTTACTGCATCTCAAATACgttcataaaatttttatttatgcttaTTGTTCAATGGCGTTTGTAATAAAGAAAAAATCCTTTAGAGTCAAAATAATTCAGTACAGTTTAAAATTACATCTATTTTGATTTGAAATGTTACAATAGTCTACAAATTACTCCACTTACATATTTTACACCCTGAAATAAAATAACAGacatcattttcattcattttatcacAAAACATAATTCCAAAGTCATGGTTAATTTCCCTGAATTCAGCCTAATTATTTTGAGTTCTTATGACAGGCTAATTATTTcctcaaacaaaggaaaccagaagCTGTTTAGAGTTTATAACTATTTGGCTTGGcataataaacataaatatatagttTCCATTCATGGATTCCTAACTAAAATGCCAACTAAAATTACCTGTGTATTCTCTTTTATACTGTtaagaaagtctttaaaaaagCATTATGACTGAAAAGTCTGCAATGAAATTCGcactccagtttttcttttttacatatcAAAGATGGGTTACCATGCTTTTCCAAATAATTACAAAGTTCTTTGTCTTGATCTAAAGAATCATAGAGCAAGGTAGaaaacatacatatacctattttAAATTACCCTAAGATGAAGTAACACTCTTCAGAATACCTGCCCAGTTTTTGCTGGTACCAGAACAGATGTTATTTTTCCTAGGGCGACTTTGCATAcacaaaaacaataattaaaGAGAATATAGTGTGTGCGTGCACATACACAGGTTTATTATCTCCCTGCGTTTTACAATCTGAAATGGTGACTCATGCAGAAAAATAACAAGCGAAATGAATCATACATCAGAGGGTCTACTAAAATGAATTCCTATGAGGATGCTGACAAAAGAAAAAGCTTGAATTAAAACTATTTCTGTACTTTGTACTTTAAGTTTCACAGTTCTGATAGTTGTTTCTCTGAGAGCTGTGAATTTTGACAACACTTACCTGCATCGATAACTCTTTCATATTTAAGCTAGAAGTCACGCATATACTTTGCTAATTAAGGGCAAAAGCTATCATAATCAAAGTTTCAGTCTCCTTTATGCTAATCATAAAACCCATTagtaaacaattaagaaaatgtcaaCATTTGCTTAAAACATGTTTTTTATGTATAGTAAACAGGTGGGTTGGAAAAGGAAATTTACTAGtaattaataatttatatgtataaaacacGATAAAGCTTTGAATAATGTGAAAGAAATTACTAACATGATAACATAATTGAAGTCAATTCTGAGGGGCAACAGCATACTTAGAACACTTCTTTGATACGGTATGATAATGGCCAAATTTTTACAGCATTTGGTTTTTGCAGGTCTGCAAAATCCCTTATTAAGAATAATAACTTATCTTGTATGTATAAAAAcctaaaacagaagtaaaaatagACTGTAGGCAGCATTGGGGCAGGAGCTGTATTAGTTATATTCAGTGTTGTTTCCCATAAAAGGAAGTAAAatttttgttgagtgaatgaaaataattaaagcaaGACAAGTGCTTTCCAGCAAGGAAGTGAACTTACAGGCTCAACCCCCATAGTAGACACAGGACAGAATGCATGTATCTAAATtcaagtaaaaaataatacagtgtGGATATAATTTGGTCCAATAAACTAAACTTAAGCCACTAGAAAGGGACTTTCtaaacagctatttgtaaggccttagattaaaacaacagtgaagtgaagagaagtgaaagttgctcagttgtgtccgactctttgcggaattctccaggccagaatactggagtgggtaacctttcccttctccaggggatcttcccaacccaagggactgaacccagtaaCTGCAGTTCAAACCTGTCTGAAATACTCCTTTTGTTTCATAGAACAAACATTCTCTGACTGACTTTACTGTTAAGGAATCACTTAGTATAAGTGTATAATATCAGTTTGGTCcccatttattccttttttttttttttctttttctttttcttttttttttttttgcaccccaTTCATTCCTAAAGCAAATTTTTAAAGTGAAGACATGCTTGGAGCCTGCGTCCGTGCCTAGCATGGACCAGGAAGGATGGCTAGAT includes the following:
- the PLAG1 gene encoding zinc finger protein PLAG1 isoform X2, whose translation is MATHSPEKTHKCNYCEKMFHRKDHLKNHLHTHDPNKETFKCEECGKSYNTKLGFKRHLALHAATSGDLTCKVCLQTFESTGVLLEHLKSHAGKSAGGVKEKKHPCEHCDRRFYTRKDVRRHMVVHTGRKDFLCQYCAQRFGRKDHLTRHMKKSHNQELLKVKTEPVDFLDPFTCNVSVPIKDELLPVMSLPSSELLSKPFPSTLQLNLYNTPFQSVQSSGSAHQMITTLPLGMTCPIDMDAVHPSHHLSFKYPFSSTSYAISIPEKEQPLKGEIESYLMELQGGVPSSSQDSPASSSKLGLEPQLGSLEDSTGDLSLSKSSISISDPLNTPALDFSQLFNFIPLNGPPYNPISVGSLGMSYSQEEAHSSVSQLPPQSQDLPDPASTIGLGSLHSLSAAFTSSLSTSTTLPRFHQAFQ
- the PLAG1 gene encoding zinc finger protein PLAG1 isoform X1, with translation MATVIPGDLSEVRDTQKVPSGKRKRGETKPRKNFPCQLCDKAFNSVEKLKVHSYSHTGERPYKCIQQDCTKAFVSKYKLQRHMATHSPEKTHKCNYCEKMFHRKDHLKNHLHTHDPNKETFKCEECGKSYNTKLGFKRHLALHAATSGDLTCKVCLQTFESTGVLLEHLKSHAGKSAGGVKEKKHPCEHCDRRFYTRKDVRRHMVVHTGRKDFLCQYCAQRFGRKDHLTRHMKKSHNQELLKVKTEPVDFLDPFTCNVSVPIKDELLPVMSLPSSELLSKPFPSTLQLNLYNTPFQSVQSSGSAHQMITTLPLGMTCPIDMDAVHPSHHLSFKYPFSSTSYAISIPEKEQPLKGEIESYLMELQGGVPSSSQDSPASSSKLGLEPQLGSLEDSTGDLSLSKSSISISDPLNTPALDFSQLFNFIPLNGPPYNPISVGSLGMSYSQEEAHSSVSQLPPQSQDLPDPASTIGLGSLHSLSAAFTSSLSTSTTLPRFHQAFQ